One Onychostoma macrolepis isolate SWU-2019 chromosome 15, ASM1243209v1, whole genome shotgun sequence DNA segment encodes these proteins:
- the LOC131554236 gene encoding uncharacterized protein LOC131554236, whose amino-acid sequence MCQRMREVFAVPQRILLLCLLHFCTCAAAETVDPKTLMSIVKNFEKQLGNMGQYAVAFRVEKHRCLKGSDYPSKELLTKVKEKLQSNEVYVSDDLIAAKRNGNEHSEFRLKNHLKNILKDEDECVGFFTVNSPCLKTCLAESGPYSVKDSLVLLEKYVGIKAFAFKKIWQHDKEEEVVKRLKEIANDLPYYQCERNKAKCDCL is encoded by the exons ATGTGTCAGCGTATGAGAGAG GTTTTCGCTGTACCACAGAGGATCCTCCTGCTCTGCCTGCTTCATTTCTGCACTTGTGCAGCCGCTGAGACTGTGGACCCCAAAACTCTCATGAGTATTGTAAAGAACTTCGAGAAACA GTTGGGTAACATGGGACAATACGCTGTCGCGTTCAGAGTCGAGAAGCACCGATGTCTTAAAGGTTCTGACTATCCTAGCAAGGAGTTACTAACTAAAGTGAAAGAAAAACTTCAGAGCAATGAGGTTTACGTGAGCGATGACCTCATCGCAGCAAAGCGAAATGGAAATGAACATTCAGAGTTTCGCCTGAAAAATCATCTGAAGAACATCTTAAAGGATGAAGATGAGTGTGTGgggtttttcactgtaaactCACCCTGTTTGAAAACATGCCTAGCAGAATCTGGGCCATACAGCGTTAAAGACAGTCTTGTACTGTTAGAAAAATATGTGGGAATTAAAGCATTTGCATTCAAAAAAATTTGGCAACATGATAAAGAGGAGGAGGTGGTAAAAAGATTGAAGGAAATTGCAAATGATTTGCCATATTATCAGTGTGAGAGAAACAAAGCTAAATGTGATTGCCTGTAA